One stretch of Thermococcus sp. 21S9 DNA includes these proteins:
- the coaD gene encoding phosphopantetheine adenylyltransferase: MSKFRKVVVGGTFDRLHLGHKALLRKAFEVGKVVYVGLTSDEMIRDKPYAEKILPYELRLRDLLKFFDVNGYTNYRVIKIHNAIGFAGEMKSLEAIVVSEETYKGALIVNRAREERGLKPLEIVVIPIIRSSLGPKISSSLIRAGLIDPFGRPLQWKQNSPKDV, encoded by the coding sequence ATGAGCAAGTTCAGGAAAGTCGTCGTCGGTGGGACCTTCGACAGGCTACACCTCGGCCACAAGGCCCTGCTGAGGAAGGCCTTCGAGGTCGGGAAGGTGGTTTACGTCGGCCTAACTTCAGACGAGATGATTAGGGACAAGCCCTACGCCGAAAAAATACTGCCCTACGAGCTCCGCTTAAGAGATTTGCTCAAGTTCTTCGACGTCAACGGCTACACGAACTACCGCGTCATCAAAATCCACAACGCGATAGGCTTCGCAGGAGAGATGAAGAGCTTGGAGGCAATCGTCGTAAGCGAGGAGACCTACAAAGGAGCTTTAATAGTGAACAGAGCCCGGGAGGAGCGCGGGCTTAAACCGCTCGAGATAGTCGTGATTCCGATAATAAGGAGCTCCCTCGGGCCGAAGATAAGCTCCTCTCTGATAAGGGCCGGTTTGATAGACCCCTTCGGGAGACCGCTCCAGTGGAAACAAAACTCCCCGAAAGACGTTTAA
- the tpiA gene encoding triose-phosphate isomerase, which translates to MAKLKEPIIAINFKTYIEATGKRALAIAKAAEKVYKETGITIVVAPQLADLRMVAESVEIPVFAQHIDPIKPGSHTGHVLPEAVKEAGAVGTLLNHSENRMILADLEASIRRAEEVGLMTMVCSNNPAVSAAVAALGPDYVAVEPPELIGTGIPVSKAKPEVITNTVELVKKVNPDVKVLTGAGISTGEDVKKALELGSVGVLLASGVTKAKDPEKAIRDLVSLIL; encoded by the coding sequence ATGGCGAAGCTGAAGGAGCCGATTATAGCGATTAACTTCAAGACCTACATAGAGGCGACCGGAAAGAGGGCTTTAGCAATAGCGAAGGCCGCTGAGAAGGTTTACAAGGAGACCGGGATAACCATAGTCGTCGCGCCCCAGCTTGCGGACCTGAGAATGGTAGCGGAGAGCGTTGAGATTCCAGTTTTTGCCCAGCACATCGACCCGATTAAGCCCGGAAGCCACACCGGCCACGTCCTTCCCGAGGCAGTGAAGGAGGCTGGCGCGGTGGGAACGCTCCTCAACCACTCCGAGAATAGGATGATTCTGGCCGACCTTGAGGCGAGCATTAGAAGGGCGGAAGAAGTTGGACTCATGACGATGGTCTGTTCCAACAACCCGGCCGTTTCCGCGGCGGTGGCAGCTTTAGGCCCGGACTACGTTGCAGTCGAGCCACCGGAGCTCATAGGAACGGGAATCCCAGTCAGCAAGGCCAAGCCCGAGGTCATAACCAACACCGTTGAGCTGGTCAAGAAGGTCAACCCGGATGTTAAGGTTCTCACAGGGGCAGGAATCAGCACGGGCGAGGACGTGAAGAAGGCTCTGGAGCTTGGAAGCGTTGGAGTCCTCCTCGCGAGCGGCGTTACCAAAGCCAAGGACCCGGAGAAGGCGATAAGGGACCTGGTGTCGCTGATTCTCTGA
- a CDS encoding DNA-directed DNA polymerase II large subunit, which translates to MGEELYSPEMKAYFESLQREIDRAYEIARKARSQGKDPSLDVEVPQATDMAGRVESLVGPPGVAERIRVLVKEYGKELAALKVVDEIIEGKFGDLGSKEKYAEQAVRTALAILTEGIVSAPLEGIADVKIKRNTWADNSEYLALYYAGPIRSSGGTAQALSVLVGDYVRKKLGLDRFKPSEEHIERMVEEIDLYHRAVTRLQYHPEADEVRLAMRNIPIEITGEETDKVEVSHRNVPGVETNHLRGGAILVLAEGVLQKAKKLVKYIDKMGVEGWDWIKEFVEAKEKGKSSEESKADESKAEDSGAREEVAEKVEKGFYYELYERFRANIAPNKKYTKEIIGGRPLFAEPSENGGFRLRYGRSRVSGFATWSVNPATMLILDEFIAIGTQMKTERPGKGCIVTPATTVEGPIVKLKDGSVIRVDDYETALKVRNDLDEILYVGDALINFGDFVENNQTLLPANYAEEWWIQELAKAIEELYEVELKPFSDNPREAVEEVAEYLEIDPDFLEGLLMDPLRVRPSVELAIHLSKVLDIPFHPYYTLYWNTLNPEEVEELQRALLNAQIEWGEFRKLKFARRIILENGPKIKRYLELLGLPHRLERTEDRRKVIVVDYPWSSALLTPLGNLEWEFKAKPFFTVIDIINENNPIKLRDRGISWIGARMGRPEKAKERKMKPPVQVLFPIGLAGGQSRDIKKAAEEGKTARVEIAFFKCPKCGHTGPEHLCPVCGTRKELLWHCPKCNVDYPESEAKEFGFRCPRCDVELKPYAQREIKPSELLRRAMDNVKVYGIDRLKGVKGMTSGYKMAEPLEKGLLRVKNDVYVFKDGTIRFDATDAPITHFKPKEIGVSVEKLRELGYTHDFEGKSLERDDQIVELKVQDIILSYEAGKYLLKVARFVDDLLEKFYGLPRFYNAEKMEDLIGHLVIGLAPHTSAGIIGRIIGFSDVLVGYAHPYYHAAKRRNCDGDEDAVMLLLDALLNFSKYYLPEKRGGKMDAPLVVTTRLDPREVDSEVHNMDVVRYYPLEFYKATYEMKSPKEIKFIERVEDRLGKPEMYEGIKFTHDTDDIGLGPKMSLYKQLGDMVEKVERQLALAERIRAVDEHHVAETILNSHLIPDLRGNLRSFTRQEFRCVKCNTKYRRPPLIGRCPKCGGKIVLTVSKGAVEKYLPTAKMLVTRYKVKDYTRQRICLTEKDIKTLFETVLPEKQRTLLGFSADVCEKMIKERTGSSNGKNGYLDGFNGKNGKAKKAKVENEVRREKKPKTEKAKDLKKEVKREKAKAKRKKRISLDEFFGS; encoded by the coding sequence ATGGGAGAGGAGCTCTACTCACCCGAGATGAAGGCTTACTTCGAATCACTTCAGCGAGAAATTGACAGGGCCTATGAGATAGCAAGGAAAGCCCGCTCTCAGGGGAAGGACCCCAGTCTCGACGTTGAGGTTCCCCAGGCAACCGACATGGCCGGCCGTGTTGAGAGCCTCGTAGGCCCGCCGGGCGTTGCCGAGAGGATTAGGGTTCTCGTCAAGGAATACGGAAAGGAGCTCGCCGCGCTGAAGGTCGTTGACGAAATCATCGAGGGCAAGTTTGGTGATTTGGGAAGTAAAGAAAAGTACGCGGAGCAGGCCGTCAGAACCGCCCTCGCGATACTCACGGAGGGTATCGTTTCCGCCCCGCTTGAGGGAATCGCTGACGTCAAAATCAAGCGCAACACCTGGGCCGACAATTCTGAATACCTGGCCCTCTACTACGCCGGCCCGATAAGGAGCTCCGGCGGAACGGCGCAGGCGTTGAGCGTCCTCGTTGGAGACTACGTGAGGAAAAAGCTCGGCCTCGACCGCTTCAAGCCGAGCGAGGAGCACATTGAGAGGATGGTCGAGGAGATAGACCTCTACCACAGGGCCGTTACGAGACTGCAGTATCATCCGGAAGCCGATGAGGTGAGGCTCGCGATGAGGAACATCCCCATCGAGATAACCGGCGAAGAGACAGATAAAGTCGAGGTCTCCCACAGGAACGTTCCCGGCGTTGAGACCAACCACCTGCGCGGTGGAGCGATTCTCGTTTTGGCTGAAGGTGTCCTCCAGAAGGCCAAGAAGCTCGTCAAGTACATAGACAAGATGGGCGTGGAAGGTTGGGACTGGATAAAGGAGTTCGTTGAGGCCAAGGAGAAGGGCAAGAGCTCCGAGGAGTCCAAGGCCGACGAATCCAAGGCCGAGGATTCCGGGGCGAGGGAGGAAGTGGCAGAAAAAGTCGAGAAGGGCTTCTACTACGAGCTCTACGAGAGGTTTAGGGCCAACATCGCCCCGAACAAGAAGTACACGAAGGAGATAATAGGTGGCAGGCCCCTCTTTGCCGAGCCTTCAGAGAACGGTGGCTTCCGCCTGCGCTATGGGAGGAGTCGCGTCAGTGGCTTCGCGACGTGGAGCGTCAATCCAGCGACGATGCTAATCCTCGACGAGTTCATAGCTATCGGCACGCAGATGAAAACCGAGAGGCCCGGAAAGGGTTGTATCGTTACCCCCGCGACCACCGTTGAGGGGCCGATAGTCAAGCTCAAGGACGGAAGTGTTATACGGGTTGATGACTACGAGACGGCTCTAAAGGTCAGAAACGACCTCGATGAGATTCTCTACGTTGGCGACGCGCTCATCAACTTCGGAGACTTCGTTGAGAACAACCAGACGCTTTTGCCGGCCAACTACGCCGAGGAATGGTGGATTCAGGAGCTTGCTAAGGCAATCGAGGAGCTCTACGAGGTCGAGCTCAAGCCGTTCTCCGACAACCCGCGCGAGGCCGTTGAGGAGGTCGCCGAATACCTTGAGATAGACCCCGATTTCCTTGAGGGCCTTTTGATGGACCCGCTCAGGGTTAGGCCGAGCGTTGAGCTGGCGATACACCTTTCAAAGGTTCTGGACATACCCTTCCACCCCTACTACACCCTCTACTGGAACACTCTCAACCCCGAGGAAGTTGAAGAACTCCAGAGGGCCCTTCTCAACGCCCAAATCGAGTGGGGCGAGTTCAGGAAGCTGAAGTTCGCGAGGAGGATAATCCTCGAAAACGGCCCAAAGATTAAGCGCTACCTTGAGCTCCTTGGCCTGCCCCACAGGCTCGAAAGAACTGAGGACAGAAGAAAGGTCATCGTCGTGGACTACCCCTGGAGCTCGGCCCTGCTAACGCCCCTCGGCAACCTTGAGTGGGAGTTCAAGGCCAAGCCCTTCTTCACGGTCATCGACATAATCAACGAGAACAACCCGATAAAGCTTCGTGACAGGGGAATAAGCTGGATTGGCGCGAGAATGGGCAGGCCCGAGAAGGCCAAGGAGAGGAAGATGAAGCCCCCTGTCCAGGTGCTCTTTCCGATTGGCCTGGCTGGAGGCCAGAGCAGGGACATTAAGAAGGCCGCGGAGGAAGGAAAAACCGCCAGAGTCGAGATAGCTTTCTTCAAGTGCCCGAAGTGCGGTCATACCGGCCCGGAGCACCTCTGTCCTGTCTGCGGGACGAGGAAGGAACTCCTCTGGCACTGCCCCAAGTGCAATGTTGACTATCCCGAGAGCGAGGCGAAGGAGTTCGGCTTCCGCTGTCCGCGCTGTGATGTAGAGCTGAAACCATACGCCCAGCGGGAGATAAAGCCCTCCGAACTGCTGAGGCGGGCCATGGACAACGTCAAGGTCTACGGCATCGACAGGCTCAAGGGCGTTAAGGGTATGACCTCCGGCTACAAAATGGCCGAACCCCTCGAAAAGGGCCTCCTGCGGGTTAAGAACGACGTCTACGTTTTCAAGGACGGTACAATCCGTTTCGACGCGACAGATGCTCCAATAACCCACTTCAAGCCGAAGGAAATCGGTGTAAGTGTCGAGAAGCTTCGCGAGCTCGGCTATACGCACGACTTCGAGGGCAAGTCCCTTGAGCGGGACGACCAGATAGTCGAGCTGAAGGTCCAAGACATAATCCTCTCCTACGAGGCAGGAAAATACCTCCTCAAGGTCGCGCGCTTCGTTGACGACCTGCTTGAGAAGTTCTACGGCCTGCCGAGGTTCTACAACGCCGAGAAGATGGAGGATTTGATAGGCCACCTTGTCATCGGTCTTGCCCCCCACACCTCGGCCGGAATCATCGGCAGGATAATCGGCTTCTCCGACGTTCTGGTCGGCTACGCGCACCCGTATTATCACGCGGCCAAAAGACGCAACTGCGACGGCGACGAGGACGCTGTTATGCTTCTCCTCGACGCTCTCTTGAACTTCAGCAAGTACTATCTCCCAGAGAAGCGCGGTGGCAAGATGGACGCACCGCTGGTCGTTACGACGAGGCTCGACCCGCGTGAGGTGGACAGCGAGGTCCACAACATGGACGTCGTCCGCTATTATCCCCTTGAGTTCTACAAGGCCACCTACGAGATGAAATCGCCGAAGGAAATCAAGTTCATCGAGCGCGTTGAAGATAGACTTGGAAAACCTGAGATGTACGAGGGCATAAAGTTCACCCATGACACCGACGACATCGGCCTCGGCCCGAAGATGAGCCTGTACAAACAGCTCGGCGACATGGTCGAGAAGGTCGAGAGACAGCTCGCTTTGGCGGAGCGCATTCGCGCGGTCGATGAGCATCACGTTGCTGAGACAATACTCAACTCCCACCTGATTCCCGATTTGAGAGGTAATTTGAGAAGCTTCACGAGGCAGGAGTTCCGCTGTGTGAAGTGCAACACGAAATATCGGAGGCCCCCGCTCATCGGACGCTGTCCCAAGTGCGGTGGAAAAATCGTCCTGACAGTGAGCAAAGGCGCGGTTGAGAAATACCTGCCGACGGCGAAGATGCTGGTTACCCGCTATAAAGTCAAGGACTACACGAGGCAGAGGATTTGCCTGACGGAGAAGGACATAAAGACGCTCTTCGAGACCGTTTTGCCCGAAAAGCAGAGGACCTTGCTCGGCTTCTCGGCAGACGTGTGCGAGAAGATGATTAAGGAGCGCACCGGCTCTTCGAACGGAAAGAACGGCTACCTCGACGGTTTCAACGGGAAGAACGGGAAGGCGAAGAAAGCGAAGGTAGAGAACGAGGTCAGGAGGGAGAAGAAGCCCAAGACCGAGAAGGCCAAGGACCTCAAGAAGGAAGTCAAGAGGGAGAAGGCGAAGGCAAAGCGGAAGAAGCGCATAAGCCTCGACGAGTTCTTTGGGAGTTAG
- a CDS encoding DNA-directed DNA polymerase II small subunit — translation MLIEDLIKNNYLITPSAYYLLEPHYKRDFTLAELIKFAKARGTFVIDSSIAEAFLAEKGLFSTGELTEQTPLEVSEEESLEASREEILEEIAESAKTKVSETFMASQPEEIPSSEDVESEDASGSISTGDVVESEVSTTPSEEESVKPAEIVGETSISTGTALELEQSPTPNSVEESVSGELSEEESFVSTGTSEPAEPEDGAIGSPDESLTGVVEDSLPLETEPLNGNGYGNYADSEEYYENGENGNGVKPKIVYGDYGIPIAYVGEDVEGEKSYSTYKDVVIKPREGFHYRAKEIPDEWELTFDVKNVKFEAPKVKNASSKEGEIIIQAYSSYFKSRLRKMRRIFRENPEIGTVIDIAKLSYVRDDEVTIIGLVNDKRETAKGYMFEVEDATGRVKVFLGRDRENASQAYNAIMPDSVVAFRGQPGRGIFFANRVFLPDVPKFRKQKPPLEEKVYAILLSDIHVGSNKFCEKAFEKFLEWLNGEVNSRAEEELVSRIKYMIIGGDVVDGVGIYPGQYNELAIPDIFDQYEALANLLRNVPDHITMFIGPGNHDAARTALPQPGFYEEYAKPIYKLKNVVIISNPAVINLHGREFLIAHGRGIEDVVDFIPGRTHHKPAEAMVDLLKLRHLAPTFGNKVPIAPDPEDTLVIESVPDLFQAGHVHVMEHRVYNGVFVINSGTWQAQTEFQKMVNIIPTPARVPIIDVETARLRAVVSFDQFCEGV, via the coding sequence ATGCTGATTGAGGATTTAATCAAGAACAACTACCTGATAACTCCTTCTGCCTACTACCTCCTCGAACCCCACTACAAGAGGGACTTCACTCTGGCGGAGCTGATAAAGTTCGCCAAAGCTCGGGGGACCTTCGTCATAGACTCCTCCATAGCCGAGGCCTTTCTCGCTGAGAAGGGTCTCTTTTCCACTGGAGAGCTCACTGAGCAGACCCCCCTTGAGGTCTCTGAGGAAGAGTCTCTTGAGGCTTCTCGTGAGGAAATATTGGAAGAAATCGCCGAATCTGCTAAAACCAAAGTTTCTGAAACTTTTATGGCCTCTCAGCCTGAAGAAATTCCTTCTTCTGAAGACGTTGAATCAGAGGACGCATCGGGTTCTATTTCCACTGGAGATGTTGTGGAAAGCGAAGTTTCTACGACTCCTTCTGAGGAAGAGAGTGTTAAACCTGCCGAAATTGTTGGCGAGACATCGATTTCCACTGGAACTGCCCTCGAATTGGAGCAATCTCCTACCCCCAATTCTGTCGAAGAATCAGTTTCCGGCGAGCTTTCAGAGGAAGAGAGTTTTGTTTCCACTGGAACATCTGAACCTGCGGAACCCGAGGATGGTGCCATCGGCTCTCCAGATGAGTCGCTAACCGGGGTCGTCGAGGACTCACTTCCACTGGAAACCGAGCCCCTGAACGGCAACGGCTACGGAAACTACGCCGATAGCGAGGAGTATTACGAGAACGGCGAGAATGGAAACGGGGTGAAGCCCAAAATCGTTTACGGCGACTACGGGATTCCAATAGCGTACGTCGGAGAAGACGTTGAGGGTGAGAAGAGCTACTCCACCTACAAAGACGTCGTGATAAAGCCCAGGGAGGGCTTCCACTACCGCGCGAAGGAGATTCCGGATGAGTGGGAGCTTACCTTCGACGTCAAGAACGTGAAGTTCGAGGCCCCGAAGGTCAAGAATGCTTCAAGTAAAGAGGGCGAGATAATAATCCAGGCCTATTCGAGCTACTTCAAGTCGAGGCTCAGGAAGATGCGGAGAATCTTCCGCGAGAACCCCGAAATCGGGACGGTCATAGACATCGCGAAGCTGAGCTACGTCCGGGACGACGAGGTCACGATAATCGGCCTCGTCAACGACAAGCGCGAAACGGCGAAGGGCTACATGTTCGAGGTGGAAGATGCAACCGGGCGGGTTAAGGTCTTCCTTGGCAGAGACAGGGAGAACGCTTCACAGGCCTACAACGCGATAATGCCCGATTCGGTCGTTGCCTTCCGCGGTCAGCCGGGTAGGGGAATCTTCTTCGCCAACCGCGTTTTCCTCCCGGATGTGCCAAAGTTCAGGAAGCAGAAGCCTCCACTGGAAGAGAAGGTCTACGCGATTCTGCTGAGCGACATTCACGTCGGCTCGAACAAGTTCTGCGAGAAGGCCTTCGAGAAGTTCCTCGAGTGGCTCAACGGTGAGGTCAACAGCAGGGCCGAGGAGGAGCTCGTGAGCAGGATTAAATACATGATAATCGGCGGTGACGTCGTTGACGGCGTCGGTATCTACCCAGGCCAGTACAACGAGCTGGCCATTCCAGACATCTTCGACCAGTACGAGGCGTTGGCCAATCTCCTCCGCAACGTTCCTGACCATATCACCATGTTCATCGGCCCGGGCAACCACGACGCCGCGAGGACCGCTCTGCCACAGCCGGGCTTCTACGAGGAGTACGCCAAGCCGATATACAAGCTCAAGAACGTCGTCATCATCAGCAATCCCGCGGTGATAAACCTTCACGGCAGAGAGTTCCTCATCGCCCACGGAAGGGGCATAGAGGACGTCGTTGACTTCATCCCCGGGAGAACGCACCACAAACCCGCTGAGGCGATGGTTGACCTCCTCAAGCTCCGCCACCTCGCGCCGACCTTTGGAAACAAGGTTCCCATAGCTCCCGACCCTGAGGACACGCTCGTCATCGAGAGCGTTCCGGACCTCTTCCAGGCCGGCCACGTCCACGTTATGGAGCACAGGGTTTACAACGGAGTCTTCGTCATCAACAGCGGAACCTGGCAGGCCCAGACTGAGTTCCAGAAGATGGTGAACATCATTCCCACTCCAGCGCGTGTGCCGATAATAGACGTTGAGACGGCCCGCTTGAGGGCCGTTGTGAGCTTTGACCAGTTCTGCGAGGGGGTTTGA
- a CDS encoding ORC1-type DNA replication protein produces MGDKDDYLTSIFEKYLHAKKIFKNKEVLRHSYTPKELPHRHEQIDELAHILVPVLRGETPSNVFVYGKTGTGKTVTVKFVTEELKKISEKYNIPVEVIYINCEIVDTHYRVLARIVNHFKAESGVEVPLVGWPTDEVYAKLKEVIDAKERFVIIVLDEIDKLIKKSGDDILYSLTRINTELSKAKVSIIGISNDLKFKEYLDARVLSSLSEEEVVFPPYDANQLRDILMQRAKEAFYEGVLDDAVVPLCAALAAREHGDARRALDLLRVAGEIAEREGASKVTERHVWKAQEKIEQDTMEEVIKTLPLHSKVLLYAIVMLDENGELPANTGDVYSVYKSLCDHLDVEPLTQRRVSDLINELDMLGIINAKVVSKGRYGRTKEIRLNVTPYMVKNIYRHDEQVRSLLTLTLSKQRRLF; encoded by the coding sequence ATGGGGGACAAGGACGACTACCTGACGTCGATATTCGAGAAGTACCTCCACGCCAAGAAGATTTTCAAGAACAAGGAAGTCCTGAGGCACAGCTACACGCCAAAGGAACTCCCTCACAGGCATGAGCAGATTGACGAGCTGGCACATATTCTCGTTCCGGTTTTAAGGGGTGAAACGCCCTCGAACGTCTTCGTCTACGGCAAGACTGGAACGGGTAAAACCGTGACGGTGAAGTTTGTAACCGAGGAACTCAAGAAGATATCCGAGAAGTACAACATTCCCGTCGAGGTCATCTACATCAACTGCGAGATAGTCGACACCCACTACCGCGTTCTCGCGAGGATAGTCAACCACTTCAAGGCTGAAAGTGGTGTGGAGGTTCCCCTCGTCGGCTGGCCGACCGATGAGGTCTACGCCAAGCTGAAAGAGGTTATAGACGCGAAGGAGCGCTTTGTAATCATCGTTCTGGACGAGATAGACAAGCTCATCAAGAAGAGCGGGGATGACATACTCTACTCCCTCACGAGGATAAACACGGAACTCTCAAAAGCGAAGGTCAGCATAATCGGCATCTCAAACGACCTCAAGTTCAAAGAGTATCTCGACGCCCGCGTTCTGTCAAGTTTGAGTGAGGAGGAAGTCGTTTTCCCGCCCTACGACGCCAACCAGCTTCGGGACATTCTCATGCAACGCGCAAAGGAGGCCTTCTACGAGGGCGTTCTCGACGATGCGGTAGTGCCACTCTGTGCCGCTTTGGCCGCTCGCGAGCACGGCGACGCGAGGAGGGCCCTGGATTTGCTCCGCGTCGCTGGTGAAATAGCGGAGCGCGAGGGGGCGAGCAAAGTAACCGAAAGGCACGTCTGGAAGGCACAGGAGAAGATTGAGCAGGACACGATGGAGGAAGTCATAAAGACCCTCCCGCTCCACTCGAAGGTCCTCCTCTACGCGATAGTCATGCTCGACGAGAACGGTGAGCTACCGGCCAACACCGGCGACGTTTACTCCGTTTACAAGTCCCTCTGCGACCATCTCGACGTCGAGCCGTTAACCCAGAGGCGCGTGAGCGATTTAATCAACGAGCTCGACATGCTCGGCATAATCAACGCCAAGGTCGTGAGCAAGGGGCGCTACGGCAGGACCAAGGAGATAAGGCTAAACGTCACCCCCTACATGGTGAAGAACATTTACCGCCACGACGAGCAGGTTAGGAGCCTGCTCACCCTCACCCTCTCCAAGCAGAGGAGGTTGTTCTGA
- a CDS encoding DNA-binding protein gives MVPVEIRDVVLDWLRSGKDDANDIVDLPWEVKQLEPDLYVAEHPKMPFTLLLSFGDGFIRLLAPMGLETFSMTKDEKLKVYHALLKLNADVNLMKFILMGMNDDVYLAVDLDTSNLGKAEFNDALSALLVGLLSAVSALHLEEEFEALLKERVLAMVYERLRKGASREELLNFLISRVGMPKNEALALLAEVLPEEPDRGYL, from the coding sequence GTGGTTCCAGTGGAGATTAGGGATGTTGTTCTCGACTGGTTGCGCTCAGGCAAGGACGATGCCAACGACATCGTGGACCTGCCCTGGGAAGTTAAGCAACTTGAACCGGACCTCTACGTTGCGGAGCACCCCAAGATGCCCTTCACCCTGCTTCTCTCGTTCGGGGACGGCTTCATACGGCTGTTGGCCCCGATGGGCCTTGAAACGTTTTCCATGACCAAGGACGAGAAACTTAAAGTCTACCATGCACTCCTCAAGCTGAACGCAGATGTTAACCTTATGAAGTTCATCCTTATGGGCATGAACGACGACGTTTACCTGGCTGTTGACCTCGACACTTCAAATCTCGGCAAGGCCGAGTTCAACGACGCGCTCTCGGCCCTTCTCGTTGGTCTGCTCTCAGCCGTTTCGGCGCTCCACCTTGAGGAAGAGTTCGAGGCCCTGCTCAAGGAGCGTGTGCTCGCGATGGTCTATGAGAGGCTCCGCAAGGGTGCGAGCAGGGAAGAGCTTCTCAACTTTCTCATCTCCCGGGTGGGAATGCCCAAGAACGAGGCTTTGGCCCTTCTCGCCGAGGTTCTCCCCGAAGAGCCGGATAGGGGTTACCTCTAA
- a CDS encoding TrkA family potassium uptake protein: MLPVTVVRRLLRVRVKVSRNRLVQIALAVLLLAIAFATAFAYFEGVDFFTAFYWAVITMATIGYGDVTPKTEAGRIVAMIASVAGISTFTALVSLLAENFISSSLRRMMGMHRVNYSNHYLVIGQGSSVSTCVNELIGAIERGELRLAPIVVVFPSEEERKKVELPEEIEVLIGDPTNRETLERARVEKASHVILALEDDSKAVFVTLMVKRMSSAKVLVEVLSEESVELLRGAGADRVIVSRSLAGRLLASSVFEPEVVDVIDDITSSVKGYDVTVMDGRDFWGRPYIEALRELKETKDLFLLGYYKDGPVLNPPLDEPIPEGARLIVLRGSISTGKS; encoded by the coding sequence ATGCTACCGGTAACCGTTGTGAGGCGACTGCTCCGCGTGAGGGTCAAGGTGAGCAGAAACCGGTTAGTCCAGATAGCCCTCGCGGTTCTTCTACTGGCAATCGCGTTTGCAACTGCTTTTGCTTACTTTGAGGGCGTTGACTTCTTTACAGCCTTCTACTGGGCCGTCATAACGATGGCGACCATAGGCTACGGCGACGTTACGCCGAAGACCGAGGCGGGGAGAATCGTTGCGATGATTGCTTCTGTTGCCGGAATCTCGACTTTCACGGCCCTCGTTTCCCTTCTGGCCGAGAACTTTATCTCTTCGTCTCTGAGGAGGATGATGGGCATGCACCGGGTTAACTACTCCAACCACTACCTTGTAATCGGGCAGGGGAGTAGCGTTTCAACCTGCGTTAACGAACTTATCGGGGCAATCGAGCGCGGTGAGCTACGGCTGGCCCCGATTGTCGTGGTCTTTCCCAGCGAGGAGGAGCGCAAGAAGGTTGAGCTTCCAGAGGAAATAGAGGTCCTCATAGGTGACCCCACCAACAGGGAGACACTCGAACGGGCCCGTGTTGAAAAGGCTTCCCACGTAATCTTGGCCCTTGAGGACGACTCGAAGGCCGTTTTTGTGACCCTCATGGTGAAGAGAATGTCCAGTGCAAAGGTTCTCGTCGAGGTTCTGAGCGAGGAGAGTGTTGAGCTCCTTAGGGGTGCCGGTGCGGATAGGGTCATCGTGAGCAGAAGCCTGGCGGGAAGGCTTCTCGCGAGTTCCGTCTTCGAGCCTGAGGTGGTTGATGTTATAGACGACATAACGAGTTCGGTCAAGGGCTACGACGTCACCGTGATGGACGGGCGGGACTTCTGGGGCAGGCCGTACATAGAAGCCCTCCGCGAGCTCAAGGAGACAAAGGACCTGTTTCTCCTGGGTTACTACAAGGATGGCCCTGTTCTCAATCCTCCGCTCGACGAGCCGATTCCTGAGGGTGCCAGACTGATAGTTCTGAGGGGCTCCATTTCCACTGGAAAATCTTGA